One stretch of Roseimicrobium sp. ORNL1 DNA includes these proteins:
- a CDS encoding cyclic nucleotide-binding domain-containing protein, with protein MRLPNIFESQTEPQKFAAGDIIFSSGDAGDAMFVVKEGAVELRVGGRTVEVVEVDGFFGEMALIEEGPRTATAVAKTDTVLIPINEKRFEFMVHEVPLFALHVMKGLSRRLRTVDRTTM; from the coding sequence ATGAGACTTCCAAACATCTTCGAATCCCAGACCGAGCCCCAGAAATTTGCCGCCGGCGACATCATTTTCTCCTCCGGAGATGCGGGTGATGCCATGTTCGTGGTGAAAGAGGGCGCCGTGGAACTCCGCGTGGGAGGCCGCACCGTCGAAGTGGTGGAGGTCGATGGCTTCTTTGGCGAGATGGCCCTCATCGAGGAAGGTCCCCGTACGGCCACTGCCGTGGCGAAGACAGACACCGTGCTGATCCCCATCAACGAGAAGCGTTTTGAATTCATGGTGCATGAAGTGCCCCTCTTTGCACTGCACGTGATGAAGGGCCTGAGCCGACGCCTACGCACGGTGGACAGGACGACGATGTAA
- a CDS encoding addiction module protein, which produces MSATVDSVLQEALQLPEESRLELVEQLIIRSSSYAAVEREQVAVAEARLEEMESGKVKGIPLEEAFREVRESLAARKSK; this is translated from the coding sequence ATGAGTGCGACTGTCGATAGTGTCCTTCAGGAGGCTTTGCAGCTTCCCGAGGAGTCCAGATTGGAGCTTGTAGAGCAGCTCATTATTCGTTCAAGCTCCTACGCAGCCGTTGAGAGGGAACAGGTTGCAGTGGCGGAAGCCCGTTTGGAGGAAATGGAATCTGGCAAAGTGAAGGGTATCCCCCTCGAAGAAGCGTTCCGTGAAGTGCGCGAATCATTGGCAGCTCGGAAGTCCAAATGA
- a CDS encoding LacI family DNA-binding transcriptional regulator: MLDVARASGVSPATVSRALRDDPRITPDVKQRVKSHAMRLGYVPNPLVQALMTQRRRRIQPHAETLALVTHLSEADWKGKDVCRWYFRGIRDRAEQLGYRVEVASLESVRQNPVRLCKVLRAQGISGMILGFSRDEGQFTRQDMSEFSVVGLSTYFDALPVDRVHLNGFYNVKLAFRELRAAGYQRPALVAPVRNNRVVGGQWSAAALDEQWQRPAEEQCPPFMVEGSMVNMSKFRDWFEKHRPDAIIAYKERVVELLDRLRVRVPEDVGVAHLFGTEQERKNMAGIDGNLNQVGAAAVDLLVQKLHTNERGIPEHPRDVMVQGTWKDGPTIRRRE; this comes from the coding sequence ATGCTCGATGTCGCACGTGCGTCGGGGGTTTCCCCGGCGACGGTTTCGCGTGCGCTGCGGGATGACCCACGCATCACACCGGATGTGAAGCAGAGGGTGAAGAGCCATGCAATGCGTCTGGGTTATGTCCCGAATCCGCTGGTGCAGGCGCTGATGACGCAGCGGCGACGACGCATCCAACCTCATGCAGAGACGCTGGCGCTAGTGACGCACCTCTCCGAGGCAGATTGGAAGGGGAAGGATGTGTGCCGGTGGTACTTCCGCGGCATCCGGGATCGTGCGGAACAGCTTGGCTATCGGGTTGAAGTGGCATCGCTAGAATCCGTGAGACAGAATCCGGTCCGTCTCTGCAAGGTGCTCCGGGCGCAGGGGATCTCCGGCATGATTCTGGGGTTCTCGCGGGATGAGGGGCAATTCACACGTCAGGATATGTCGGAGTTTTCCGTGGTGGGCCTGAGTACCTACTTTGATGCCCTGCCGGTGGACCGGGTGCACTTGAATGGCTTCTACAATGTGAAGCTCGCGTTTCGTGAATTGCGTGCGGCGGGCTACCAACGCCCTGCTCTGGTGGCCCCCGTGCGCAACAACCGGGTGGTGGGCGGCCAGTGGTCGGCTGCCGCACTTGATGAGCAATGGCAACGCCCTGCCGAGGAGCAATGCCCGCCCTTCATGGTGGAAGGTTCGATGGTGAACATGAGCAAATTCCGTGACTGGTTCGAGAAGCATCGGCCCGATGCCATCATCGCGTACAAGGAACGCGTCGTGGAGTTGCTGGACCGCCTGCGCGTGCGTGTGCCGGAGGATGTGGGCGTGGCGCATCTCTTCGGCACGGAGCAAGAACGCAAGAACATGGCTGGCATTGATGGCAATCTAAACCAGGTGGGTGCGGCCGCGGTGGATCTGCTGGTGCAGAAGCTGCACACGAATGAGCGTGGCATCCCGGAGCATCCGAGGGATGTGATGGTTCAGGGCACGTGGAAGGATGGGCCGACGATCAGGAGGAGGGAATAG
- a CDS encoding PQQ-dependent sugar dehydrogenase — translation MLARFSCSLLSRGLFTAAVALVLAGYGWTAEQPDGARLYQQYCSICHGAEGQGIPNVFPPLAKADFLVKQRTKALRAPLEGLSGKIEVNGHTFEGAMPPVMLEDADLAAIFAHVYSSWGNAGNAPTAEEIADVRKKTKFPTLAALKEAMGGGVLPAAPEGWELKVGVELSFSPIRLALHPDGETVLALAQQGDIWQWKPGETTATKLFDGSEYIDRNLGSESTLGMTVDREGRLYVTSNQCNKKKDPVANEVTVFRTGAWLKDKPWTKPAPWYQTSYPFGAGPYNHGLSHIAQGPDGLMYVNSGARTDGGEVKVPKGYSAAGEEPNTACMWRLDPKLDKPTVEVFAHGLRNTFGFCWDDEGRFIGTENGPDAHEPEELNLIEQGKHYGFPFQFADHKGKPYPHTPEAPAGVEFTLPFKNVGPDAGAAKEGMSTFNPHSCPSGIVWLGADWPAPLGGSFLTARFGNLLELPGGDVGFDVLQTKPDFSNRTVEVKRVLQPWSRPIDLLKISGHRLIIAEYCRGANLAAGIGTPGRLLVLGPKGK, via the coding sequence ATGCTCGCTCGCTTCTCTTGCTCACTGCTCTCCAGGGGACTCTTCACCGCCGCTGTCGCGCTTGTACTGGCTGGTTACGGCTGGACCGCGGAACAGCCGGACGGGGCAAGGCTCTACCAGCAGTACTGCTCCATCTGCCACGGCGCGGAGGGGCAGGGAATTCCGAATGTCTTCCCCCCTCTGGCCAAGGCCGACTTCCTGGTGAAGCAGCGGACGAAAGCTCTGCGTGCCCCGCTGGAAGGGCTCTCGGGAAAGATCGAGGTCAACGGCCACACCTTTGAGGGCGCCATGCCTCCGGTGATGCTTGAGGATGCGGATCTGGCTGCCATCTTCGCGCATGTGTATTCCTCATGGGGCAATGCTGGCAATGCCCCCACGGCTGAGGAAATCGCAGACGTACGCAAAAAGACCAAGTTCCCCACACTGGCCGCACTCAAGGAAGCGATGGGTGGTGGAGTGCTGCCTGCAGCGCCTGAGGGATGGGAGTTGAAAGTGGGAGTGGAGCTCAGCTTCTCACCCATCCGCCTGGCCTTGCATCCCGATGGTGAAACGGTGCTCGCGCTCGCGCAGCAGGGAGACATCTGGCAATGGAAGCCCGGTGAGACCACGGCCACGAAACTCTTTGATGGTTCCGAGTACATTGATCGCAATCTCGGTTCCGAGTCCACCTTGGGCATGACCGTGGACCGCGAAGGGCGGCTCTATGTGACCAGCAATCAGTGCAACAAGAAGAAGGATCCCGTGGCCAATGAGGTCACCGTCTTCCGCACGGGAGCTTGGTTGAAGGACAAACCTTGGACCAAACCAGCGCCGTGGTACCAGACCTCCTATCCCTTCGGAGCGGGTCCATACAATCATGGGCTCTCCCACATCGCCCAGGGACCGGACGGCTTGATGTATGTGAATAGCGGCGCGCGCACCGATGGTGGCGAGGTGAAGGTGCCAAAGGGTTACTCAGCCGCAGGGGAAGAACCAAACACCGCGTGCATGTGGAGGCTGGATCCCAAGCTCGACAAGCCCACGGTGGAAGTCTTTGCCCACGGCCTGCGCAATACCTTTGGCTTCTGCTGGGATGACGAAGGCCGCTTCATCGGCACGGAGAATGGTCCTGATGCGCACGAGCCGGAAGAGCTGAATCTCATCGAACAAGGCAAGCACTATGGGTTCCCGTTCCAGTTCGCGGATCACAAGGGCAAGCCCTATCCCCACACGCCCGAGGCGCCTGCGGGCGTGGAGTTCACGCTGCCGTTCAAAAATGTGGGACCGGATGCAGGCGCGGCGAAGGAGGGGATGTCCACGTTCAATCCGCACTCATGCCCTTCCGGTATTGTGTGGCTAGGTGCGGACTGGCCTGCGCCATTGGGTGGCAGCTTCCTCACGGCGCGCTTTGGCAATCTGCTGGAACTCCCCGGCGGCGACGTCGGATTCGATGTGCTGCAGACGAAGCCCGACTTCAGCAACCGCACGGTGGAGGTAAAGCGCGTGCTTCAGCCATGGAGCAGGCCGATTGATCTGCTGAAAATCTCCGGTCACCGGCTCATCATCGCCGAGTACTGTCGCGGCGCGAATCTCGCGGCGGGCATTGGCACGCCGGGAAGACTGCTGGTGTTGGGGCCGAAAGGAAAGTAG
- a CDS encoding MSMEG_0567/Sll0786 family nitrogen starvation N-acetyltransferase, which yields MLFDPYPEYRPRDFIFKIAETPAELDGYWRLRRQVFCEEQHVFHDGDDRDAIDDHAIPIICATLVAGMVDDVVGVVRIDERQPRLWYGSRLCVDTAFRRLTQLSPGVSVRNHQPVYKGFGALGAGLIYKAVSTANAIGCETFLADVQEQNEKFFQRLHWTKLGERTLHGLRHIHMTAELSHYPPAEMVA from the coding sequence TTCGATCCCTATCCCGAATACCGCCCGCGCGATTTCATCTTCAAGATCGCGGAGACTCCTGCGGAGTTGGATGGCTACTGGCGACTGAGACGTCAGGTCTTCTGTGAGGAGCAGCATGTGTTTCACGATGGTGATGATCGCGATGCCATTGATGACCACGCCATCCCCATCATCTGCGCCACCTTGGTGGCCGGCATGGTGGATGACGTGGTGGGCGTGGTGCGCATCGATGAACGCCAACCACGCCTGTGGTATGGCAGTCGTCTGTGTGTGGACACCGCCTTCCGTCGTCTCACGCAACTCAGCCCCGGCGTGAGCGTGCGGAACCACCAGCCCGTGTACAAGGGCTTTGGCGCCCTCGGTGCCGGACTCATCTACAAGGCAGTTTCCACCGCAAATGCCATCGGCTGTGAAACCTTCCTCGCGGATGTGCAGGAGCAGAATGAGAAGTTCTTCCAGCGCCTGCACTGGACGAAGCTGGGCGAGCGCACGCTTCATGGCCTGCGTCACATTCACATGACCGCGGAGCTCAGCCACTACCCGCCTGCGGAGATGGTGGCGTGA
- a CDS encoding DUF1294 domain-containing protein codes for MAGSKSGRFTKPLLHLVRTRTALMACLLVLPSLAALRRGSDVWLGLMVFMALFSMAAYGLYWHDKRRAQANGWRIPETTLHAFSLLGGWPGAYIAQQHLRHKTAKRWFQFVYWVIVLLWQIVSLALLV; via the coding sequence ATGGCTGGCAGCAAGTCAGGAAGATTCACCAAACCCCTCCTTCACCTCGTCCGCACCCGGACGGCGCTGATGGCATGTCTGCTCGTGCTCCCCTCACTCGCCGCCCTACGCCGCGGGTCGGATGTTTGGCTGGGCCTCATGGTTTTCATGGCCCTCTTCAGCATGGCCGCCTATGGCCTCTACTGGCATGACAAGCGCCGCGCCCAGGCCAACGGCTGGCGTATCCCGGAGACCACGCTGCACGCCTTCTCCCTGCTCGGCGGCTGGCCCGGTGCCTACATCGCTCAGCAGCACCTGAGGCACAAAACGGCGAAACGCTGGTTCCAGTTTGTGTACTGGGTGATCGTGCTGCTGTGGCAGATCGTGTCGCTGGCATTGCTGGTGTAG
- a CDS encoding DUF971 domain-containing protein, with the protein MTRPSNISAIGNEIAIAWDDGTESYILMENLRAASPSAENTGEHDLLGRRYGGTDQTEFPGVTVTGWRMIGGYAVQFDFSDGHATGIYPYDFLRKLGEAGNA; encoded by the coding sequence ATGACCCGCCCCAGCAACATCTCCGCCATTGGAAACGAAATCGCGATTGCGTGGGATGATGGCACCGAGAGCTACATCCTGATGGAAAACCTGCGTGCCGCATCTCCCAGCGCGGAGAATACCGGCGAGCATGACCTGCTGGGCAGGCGCTACGGCGGCACGGACCAGACCGAGTTTCCCGGAGTCACGGTCACCGGCTGGCGGATGATTGGCGGTTATGCCGTGCAGTTCGATTTCAGCGATGGCCACGCCACCGGCATCTACCCGTACGATTTCCTAAGGAAGCTGGGTGAGGCGGGCAATGCCTGA
- a CDS encoding DUF5329 family protein, with translation MTCPRRTLFPALLALLLCCFAVGSALALDSPAKEEVDYLIDTVAKADARFIRNGKEYSSQEGADHLKSKLGQAGNRVKTAEDFIQGIGTKSYLSGQPYLMKNKDGTTTEVGPWLTKALEKYRSEKQKGS, from the coding sequence ATGACCTGCCCCCGCCGCACACTCTTCCCTGCCCTTCTGGCACTGCTGCTCTGCTGTTTTGCAGTGGGCTCAGCACTGGCGCTAGATTCTCCTGCAAAGGAAGAGGTGGATTACTTGATTGATACCGTGGCGAAGGCGGATGCTCGTTTCATCCGCAACGGAAAAGAATACAGCAGCCAGGAGGGCGCAGACCACCTGAAGTCCAAGCTGGGCCAGGCGGGAAATCGCGTGAAGACCGCCGAGGACTTCATCCAGGGCATCGGCACCAAGAGCTACCTGAGCGGCCAGCCGTACCTGATGAAGAACAAGGATGGCACCACCACCGAGGTGGGACCATGGCTCACGAAGGCGCTGGAGAAATACCGCAGCGAGAAGCAGAAGGGGTCGTAG
- a CDS encoding sulfatase codes for MKHLLSLLLFSIFTSSTFMFAAERPNVLWFVVDDMSTNFSCYGEKAVQTPNVDRLAKEGTMFSHAFVTAPVCSPCRSALITGMYQTTIGAHHHRSGRGTMKIELPEGVTPAPALFQKAGYYTCIGSGLINDNPAKGKKAKGKGGGGLGKTDYNFEYDPKIYDGPDWNGRKDGQPFFMQVQLGGGKLRGGKSAQAAALSQRAEKELGGATKPEAVTLPPYYPRDPVLLEDWAAYLDAVRFTDQHVGKVLARLEKEGLLENTLIIFMTDHGISHARGKQFLYNEGTHIPLVMRGPGIAKGVVRDDLVMQIDLAPLSLAAAGIPIPPVMQGRDILAKDYKPRDEVFAARDRCDETVERIRSVRTDQYLYIRNFYPKRPHLQPNAYKDGKSIVQQLRALHADGKLDPPSEKLLFSPERPAEELYDWKADPWQVKNLADDPAHKATLEKLSADLDKWIVDTGDKGPESDAMYDSDMQEYLGKGNPEVEKNIALMKQWAKEGK; via the coding sequence ATGAAGCATCTCCTTTCCCTCCTGCTTTTCAGCATCTTCACCAGCAGCACATTCATGTTTGCCGCGGAGCGTCCGAACGTCCTCTGGTTTGTGGTGGATGACATGTCTACCAATTTCTCCTGCTACGGGGAGAAGGCCGTCCAGACGCCGAATGTGGATCGGCTTGCGAAGGAGGGCACGATGTTCTCGCATGCATTCGTCACGGCACCCGTGTGTTCGCCTTGCCGCTCCGCGCTGATCACAGGCATGTACCAGACCACCATCGGCGCGCATCATCACCGCAGCGGACGCGGCACGATGAAGATTGAGCTTCCGGAAGGCGTGACTCCCGCGCCAGCGCTGTTTCAGAAGGCAGGGTACTACACCTGCATCGGCAGTGGCCTGATCAACGACAACCCTGCCAAAGGCAAGAAAGCCAAAGGGAAAGGCGGTGGTGGTCTCGGGAAGACGGATTACAACTTCGAATACGACCCGAAGATCTACGATGGTCCGGATTGGAATGGCAGGAAGGATGGCCAGCCCTTCTTCATGCAGGTGCAACTTGGCGGCGGGAAATTGCGTGGTGGCAAGTCAGCGCAGGCCGCAGCCTTGTCGCAGCGTGCGGAGAAGGAGCTTGGCGGGGCCACAAAGCCAGAAGCTGTGACCCTCCCGCCGTACTACCCACGTGACCCCGTGCTGCTGGAGGATTGGGCGGCGTATCTGGATGCAGTGCGCTTTACAGATCAGCACGTGGGCAAGGTGCTCGCACGCCTGGAGAAGGAAGGGCTGCTGGAGAACACGCTCATCATCTTCATGACGGATCACGGCATCAGTCACGCGCGCGGGAAGCAATTCCTCTACAACGAAGGCACGCACATCCCGCTGGTGATGCGTGGACCCGGCATCGCAAAAGGCGTGGTTCGCGATGACCTTGTGATGCAGATCGACCTTGCCCCTCTCTCACTTGCTGCGGCGGGCATTCCCATTCCGCCTGTCATGCAAGGACGCGACATCCTGGCGAAGGACTACAAGCCCCGCGATGAAGTCTTCGCCGCACGCGATCGCTGTGACGAAACGGTGGAGCGCATCCGCAGTGTGCGCACGGACCAGTATCTCTACATCCGCAACTTCTACCCGAAGCGTCCGCATCTGCAGCCCAACGCTTACAAGGATGGCAAGAGCATCGTACAGCAACTGCGAGCACTGCATGCGGACGGCAAGCTGGATCCGCCGAGCGAGAAACTCCTCTTCAGCCCTGAGCGCCCCGCTGAAGAACTCTACGACTGGAAGGCCGACCCATGGCAGGTGAAGAACCTCGCCGATGACCCTGCACACAAAGCCACGCTGGAGAAGCTGAGCGCGGACCTCGACAAGTGGATCGTGGACACCGGCGATAAGGGTCCTGAAAGCGACGCCATGTACGACAGCGACATGCAGGAGTACCTTGGCAAAGGCAATCCGGAGGTGGAGAAGAACATCGCCCTCATGAAGCAGTGGGCGAAGGAGGGGAAGTGA
- a CDS encoding sulfatase produces the protein MTLPFHTLLRRSTPLLLLSLLLLCVTSLHAAAAAGPKKNVLFIMADDFRPELATYGSPAITPNLDKLAARSVQFDRAYCQQAVCNPSRSSMLTGLRPDTLRIWNNGTHFRELNPEVTTLPKWFMEHGYTSRCVGKIFHNWHTEMHGDPSSWSAPEFLHYANHGDDTPQVTGEVPPNTAVPGPRNYGNVNVCEKRDVPDEAYYDGRVAAEAVRVLTELKKEDKPFFLAVGFWKPHAPFNAPKKYWDLYDKSKLPTLNPARPAGAPEVAFHDSREILGPPKEQKPLTPEQVLEMRHGYFANISYMDAQLGKVLEALKAQGLEENTVITFAGDHGYHIGEHTQWGKTSNFEYDAQVPLMISGPKLELTGKRYTSPVELLDVFPTLVDLCELPKPPGLEGVSLVPALNGWLDAPPSKLDAFTQHPRPAYYDREPDKQPKSMGVSVRTATVRYTEWRDWKTGEVIARELYDHTKDPQELRNAIDDPSLAEQRETAAAALLKQFPITPHP, from the coding sequence ATGACTCTTCCATTTCACACACTCCTGCGCAGGAGCACGCCTTTGCTTCTGCTTTCTCTTTTGCTGCTATGCGTCACTTCACTGCACGCAGCAGCAGCGGCTGGACCGAAAAAGAACGTGCTCTTCATCATGGCGGATGACTTTCGTCCGGAGCTGGCCACGTATGGTTCGCCGGCCATTACGCCGAATCTGGACAAGCTGGCGGCAAGGTCGGTGCAGTTTGACCGTGCCTATTGCCAGCAGGCGGTGTGCAATCCCTCACGCTCCTCCATGCTCACCGGGTTGCGTCCGGATACGCTGCGCATTTGGAACAATGGCACCCATTTCCGGGAATTGAATCCAGAAGTCACCACGCTGCCGAAATGGTTCATGGAGCATGGATACACCTCGCGATGCGTGGGGAAAATCTTCCACAACTGGCATACGGAGATGCACGGGGATCCGAGTTCGTGGAGTGCACCGGAATTTTTGCACTATGCGAACCATGGCGATGATACACCCCAGGTCACCGGCGAAGTGCCTCCCAATACGGCAGTGCCCGGGCCGCGCAACTACGGCAATGTGAACGTCTGCGAGAAACGCGATGTACCCGATGAAGCCTACTATGACGGACGTGTGGCCGCGGAAGCGGTACGAGTGCTCACGGAACTGAAGAAGGAAGACAAGCCCTTCTTCCTAGCCGTAGGCTTCTGGAAACCACATGCACCCTTCAATGCCCCGAAGAAGTACTGGGATCTATATGACAAGAGCAAGCTGCCGACGCTGAACCCCGCTCGTCCGGCTGGCGCACCTGAGGTGGCCTTTCATGATAGTCGCGAAATCCTCGGTCCGCCGAAGGAACAAAAGCCACTGACACCCGAGCAGGTGCTGGAAATGCGCCACGGTTACTTTGCAAACATCAGCTACATGGACGCGCAACTCGGCAAGGTACTGGAGGCACTGAAGGCGCAGGGACTGGAAGAGAATACCGTCATCACTTTTGCAGGTGACCACGGCTACCATATTGGAGAACACACCCAGTGGGGCAAGACTTCCAACTTCGAATACGATGCGCAGGTGCCACTGATGATCAGCGGACCGAAACTGGAACTGACAGGGAAGCGATATACCTCGCCCGTGGAGTTGCTGGATGTCTTCCCCACTCTGGTGGATCTGTGTGAACTACCGAAACCTCCGGGGCTGGAGGGCGTAAGTCTCGTACCTGCGCTGAACGGGTGGCTTGACGCTCCTCCCTCAAAACTCGACGCCTTCACCCAGCATCCTCGTCCTGCGTACTACGACCGCGAACCCGACAAGCAGCCGAAGTCCATGGGCGTGAGCGTGCGCACGGCAACGGTGCGCTACACGGAGTGGCGCGACTGGAAGACGGGTGAAGTGATTGCCCGCGAGCTCTACGATCACACGAAGGATCCGCAGGAGCTGCGCAATGCGATCGACGACCCCTCGCTGGCGGAACAACGCGAAACGGCCGCAGCCGCGCTCCTGAAACAATTCCCCATCACGCCGCATCCATGA
- a CDS encoding sll0787 family AIR synthase-like protein — translation MEPLSALIDSLRSHPNVAEKLNILQAYAPSLPVSGGIEVGDDAAAIPDGNGYLLFAAEGMMEAFIEKDPWFAGYSAVMVNLSDIAAMGGMPTAVVDVMWTHSGSPIAAQIWEGMRAASAAYGVPIVGGHTTRFPIERTPLLAAAVVGRAQHLISSFDARPRDALMMAVDLRGAYRWEGSLCWNASVNSPPERLQTDLRLLAELANEGQVTAGKDISNGGVPGTLAMLLATSQCGAILNLDAVPMPPGVDMLHWLVSFPSYGYLLSVRPEKVAEVRAKFQSRDIACEVIGDITPSDEGASAHPIMMHWKGESMLFTEVNAAPRPV, via the coding sequence ATGGAGCCCCTGTCAGCCCTCATCGATTCCCTGCGCTCGCATCCCAACGTCGCGGAGAAGCTGAACATCCTCCAGGCCTACGCTCCCAGTCTCCCCGTATCTGGTGGAATTGAAGTCGGAGATGACGCCGCCGCCATTCCCGATGGAAACGGCTATCTCCTCTTCGCCGCGGAGGGCATGATGGAAGCCTTCATCGAAAAGGACCCATGGTTCGCCGGCTACAGCGCCGTGATGGTGAACCTCAGCGACATCGCCGCCATGGGTGGCATGCCCACCGCCGTGGTCGACGTAATGTGGACTCACTCGGGCTCACCTATTGCCGCCCAAATCTGGGAGGGCATGCGCGCTGCCTCCGCCGCCTATGGTGTGCCCATTGTCGGCGGACACACCACGCGCTTCCCCATCGAACGCACTCCACTCCTCGCCGCCGCGGTCGTAGGCCGCGCGCAGCATCTCATCTCCAGCTTCGATGCTCGCCCCAGAGACGCTTTGATGATGGCAGTGGATCTGCGCGGCGCCTATCGATGGGAGGGCTCTCTCTGCTGGAATGCGAGCGTGAACTCACCTCCGGAACGTTTGCAGACCGATCTGCGTCTTCTCGCCGAACTGGCAAATGAAGGACAGGTCACCGCGGGCAAGGACATCAGCAACGGTGGCGTCCCCGGCACCCTCGCCATGCTTCTCGCAACCTCCCAGTGCGGCGCCATACTGAATCTCGACGCCGTCCCCATGCCCCCCGGAGTGGACATGCTGCATTGGCTCGTCTCCTTCCCCAGCTACGGCTACCTCCTCAGCGTGCGCCCAGAAAAAGTCGCTGAAGTACGCGCAAAATTCCAGTCCAGGGACATCGCGTGTGAAGTGATTGGCGATATCACACCCTCTGACGAAGGCGCATCCGCACACCCCATCATGATGCACTGGAAGGGCGAGAGCATGCTCTTCACAGAAGTGAACGCTGCACCCCGACCCGTGTAG